From Pseudomonas hefeiensis, one genomic window encodes:
- the ehuC gene encoding ectoine/hydroxyectoine ABC transporter permease subunit EhuC, which produces MGELLPLLIQGAWVTLQVTFFGSLLAIVSAVLAALGRLSPWRALRWFSITYIEVFRGTSLLVQLFWLFFVLPLPPFNIELSPYAVAIVGLGLHIGAYGAEVMRGAISSVAKGQYEACTALNFSGFKRFKRIILPQALLAAIPPGTNLLIELLKNTSLVSLITLSDLSFRARQLDQATFQTLEIFSLALVMYFILAQAINLGMRHVERRLSRGRMRGGLS; this is translated from the coding sequence ATGGGCGAATTACTTCCGTTATTGATTCAAGGGGCCTGGGTCACGCTTCAGGTGACCTTTTTCGGCTCGCTGCTGGCAATTGTCAGCGCGGTACTGGCGGCCCTGGGACGACTGTCGCCATGGCGAGCGCTGCGCTGGTTTTCCATCACTTACATCGAAGTGTTTCGTGGCACGTCGCTGCTGGTGCAACTGTTCTGGTTGTTCTTCGTGCTGCCACTGCCGCCGTTCAACATTGAGTTGAGCCCCTACGCCGTGGCGATTGTCGGCCTGGGCCTGCACATCGGCGCGTATGGTGCCGAAGTCATGCGCGGCGCCATCAGCTCGGTGGCCAAAGGGCAATACGAAGCCTGCACGGCGCTGAATTTCAGCGGTTTCAAGCGTTTCAAACGGATCATCCTGCCCCAGGCCCTGCTGGCGGCGATTCCACCGGGCACCAACCTGCTGATCGAATTGCTGAAGAACACGTCGCTGGTGTCGTTGATCACGTTGTCCGACCTGAGCTTTCGCGCGCGGCAGCTGGATCAGGCAACCTTCCAGACCCTGGAGATCTTCAGCCTGGCACTGGTGATGTATTTCATCCTTGCCCAGGCCATTAACCTGGGCATGCGCCATGTCGAGCGACGACTGAGCCGGGGCCGGATGCGTGGAGGTCTGTCATGA
- the ehuB gene encoding ectoine/hydroxyectoine ABC transporter substrate-binding protein EhuB: protein MSNFLPATCAPLRRLLMTCAVLGLAGSVHAATLDTVKSNSSIRIGYANETPFAFTETDGTVTGESPEIAKIIFAKMGIKQVNGVLTEWGSLIPGLRAGRFDVIAAGMYITPARCKQVLFTDPQYQLPDALLVAKGNPKQLHSYEDIAKQPDVKLAIMAGTVNLAYARDSGVKDEQILQVPDTTAQLQAVRAGRADAAVGTQLTMKGLASKGGDKVEAMTEFKDDPSHIGYGALAFRPEDKDLRDAVNAELKKWLGSEEHLKAVAPFGFDKSNVTSKTAAELCAQP from the coding sequence ATGAGCAATTTCCTTCCCGCCACATGCGCGCCCCTGCGTCGGCTCTTAATGACCTGTGCCGTACTTGGCCTGGCTGGCAGCGTTCACGCCGCCACCCTCGATACCGTCAAAAGCAACAGCAGCATCCGGATCGGCTACGCCAACGAAACCCCGTTCGCCTTCACCGAAACCGACGGCACTGTCACCGGTGAATCGCCGGAAATCGCCAAGATCATCTTCGCCAAGATGGGCATCAAGCAGGTCAACGGCGTGCTCACCGAATGGGGCTCGCTGATTCCCGGCCTGCGCGCCGGCCGATTCGATGTCATTGCCGCGGGGATGTACATCACCCCGGCGCGCTGCAAGCAGGTGTTGTTCACCGATCCGCAATACCAGTTACCCGATGCCCTGCTCGTGGCCAAGGGCAATCCGAAACAACTCCACAGCTATGAAGACATCGCCAAACAACCGGACGTGAAGCTGGCAATCATGGCCGGTACGGTGAACCTGGCGTACGCCCGGGATTCCGGGGTCAAGGATGAGCAGATTCTCCAGGTCCCCGACACCACCGCGCAGTTGCAAGCGGTGCGCGCCGGCCGTGCGGACGCTGCCGTCGGCACGCAACTGACCATGAAGGGCCTGGCCAGCAAGGGCGGAGACAAGGTTGAGGCAATGACCGAGTTCAAGGACGACCCGTCGCACATTGGCTACGGCGCCCTCGCCTTCCGCCCCGAAGACAAAGACCTGCGCGATGCGGTCAATGCCGAGCTGAAGAAATGGCTAGGCTCTGAAGAACACCTCAAGGCCGTTGCGCCGTTCGGTTTCGACAAATCCAACGTGACCAGCAAAACCGCGGCCGAGCTCTGCGCTCAGCCATAG